The proteins below are encoded in one region of Thermosipho atlanticus DSM 15807:
- a CDS encoding HAD family hydrolase encodes MYIFLDYDGTIVETPEQDFMKLYFLELSKKSQLPIEYIYKMVMSSIEEILKNQNPEKFLFDSFLEVIVSKDKYDREFWYNLFFDFYENEFDKVGKVMKPNKKLVEKIKTTNKKLIFASNPLFPEIATLKRIRFVGLKPENFTYIAHMENSHFAKPNPLFFKEIMEELNISPNECVMIGDTEYDKSCEKVGIKFFHISEEDKWEKIF; translated from the coding sequence ATGTATATATTTCTTGATTACGACGGAACAATCGTCGAAACACCTGAGCAAGATTTTATGAAATTATACTTTCTAGAATTGAGTAAAAAATCTCAATTACCTATTGAATATATTTATAAAATGGTAATGAGTTCTATCGAAGAAATTCTAAAAAATCAAAATCCTGAAAAGTTTTTATTCGATAGTTTCCTAGAAGTTATTGTTTCAAAAGACAAATACGACAGGGAGTTTTGGTATAACCTTTTCTTTGATTTTTACGAAAACGAATTCGATAAAGTAGGAAAAGTAATGAAACCCAATAAAAAACTTGTTGAAAAGATTAAAACAACAAATAAAAAATTAATATTTGCTTCCAACCCTTTATTCCCTGAAATTGCCACATTAAAAAGGATAAGATTTGTTGGTCTTAAACCTGAAAACTTTACCTACATAGCTCACATGGAAAATTCACATTTTGCTAAACCAAATCCATTATTTTTCAAAGAAATCATGGAAGAATTGAATATCTCTCCTAATGAATGTGTAATGATTGGAGATACAGAATATGATAAATCATGCGAAAAAGTAGGAATAAAATTTTTCCACATAAGTGAAGAAGATAAATGGGAAAAGATATTTTAA
- the argF gene encoding ornithine carbamoyltransferase: MGMNLKGRSLLTLLDYTPDEINYLLGLAKTCKADSRAGIVHQRFKGKTLAMIFEKRSTRTRVAFETAFGEEGGHPLFLSTQDIQLGAKESIEDTARVLGRMVDAIMFRGFKQETVEILAKYSGVPVYNALTDLYHPTQVLADLMTIEENFGKLRGIKMVFMGDGRNNMANSLMIGSAKMGLHYVICSPEELRPNEELVKKCLEIAKDTGAKIEFTDNVDEAVKGADVIYTDVWASMGEESKAEERRKLLMPYQVNEKVMEKTGKSETIFMHCLPAVKGEEVTFDVIEGNQSKVWDEAENRKHTIKALMLATI, from the coding sequence ATGGGAATGAATTTAAAGGGAAGGTCTCTACTTACATTATTAGATTACACTCCCGATGAAATTAATTATTTGCTTGGATTAGCAAAGACATGTAAAGCTGATAGTAGAGCTGGTATTGTGCATCAAAGGTTTAAAGGAAAAACTCTTGCGATGATTTTTGAGAAAAGATCTACAAGAACAAGAGTTGCATTTGAAACTGCTTTTGGCGAAGAAGGAGGCCATCCACTCTTCTTATCTACCCAAGATATTCAACTTGGTGCAAAAGAATCAATAGAAGATACAGCTAGAGTTTTAGGTAGAATGGTTGATGCAATTATGTTTAGAGGTTTTAAACAAGAAACTGTCGAAATATTGGCCAAGTATTCAGGTGTGCCTGTTTATAATGCATTAACTGATTTGTATCACCCAACGCAGGTTTTAGCTGACCTTATGACTATTGAAGAAAATTTCGGAAAATTACGAGGAATAAAAATGGTATTTATGGGTGATGGAAGAAATAATATGGCAAATTCATTGATGATTGGTTCAGCAAAGATGGGACTTCATTACGTAATTTGTTCCCCTGAGGAATTAAGGCCAAATGAAGAGCTGGTAAAAAAATGTTTAGAAATAGCAAAAGATACAGGTGCAAAAATCGAGTTTACAGATAATGTTGATGAAGCAGTAAAAGGTGCAGATGTTATATATACAGATGTTTGGGCTTCAATGGGTGAAGAAAGCAAAGCAGAAGAGAGAAGAAAATTGTTGATGCCTTATCAAGTCAATGAAAAGGTAATGGAAAAAACTGGAAAATCAGAAACGATTTTTATGCATTGTTTGCCAGCGGTAAAAGGTGAAGAGGTTACATTTGATGTAATTGAAGGAAATCAAAGTAAAGTTTGGGACGAAGCTGAAAATAGGAAACATACTATTAAAGCTTTAATGCTTGCAACAATATAA
- a CDS encoding FAD-dependent oxidoreductase, with amino-acid sequence MKYDIIVIGGSAAGLIAAMTSRKLYKDKKILVIKKLDKELVPCGIPYIFNTLGSVENDFMGIEEKFKANNIDLLIDEVIDGNTEKKKIFTKNGEEFEYDKLVIATGSTPRVIPIPGHDLENVMTIPKNYKYLKKVHEKIKDAKDVVIIGGGFIGVEVADEIKKSGKNVTLIELEDHLLPASFDKEFGEIAKKEIESDNVKVLLCSKVKEIFGNGKVEKVILENGEELPADVVIIATGYKPNTELAKKMGIKITELGFIETDDYMRTSVEDVYAAGDCVQHKDYFTGKPSRLMLASAAVFDARIAASNLYKLKLLRTNKGSLNAYSTMIGGKAFAAAGITEKVAKNEGFDIVVGRAEVVDRHPGKFEDASKIILKLIFSKECGLLLGAQIVGGKSVGEIINIISLAIQKEVTAKDLFTMQIGTHPLLTAAPTIYPLTLAAEQALAQM; translated from the coding sequence ATGAAGTACGATATTATTGTGATTGGTGGAAGTGCTGCTGGTTTAATAGCCGCAATGACTTCAAGAAAACTATATAAAGACAAAAAAATTTTGGTTATAAAAAAATTAGACAAAGAATTGGTCCCATGTGGTATTCCTTACATATTTAACACACTAGGTAGTGTTGAAAACGATTTTATGGGAATTGAAGAAAAGTTTAAGGCCAACAACATTGATTTATTAATTGATGAAGTGATCGATGGAAATACTGAAAAAAAGAAAATTTTCACAAAAAATGGTGAAGAATTTGAGTATGACAAATTAGTTATAGCTACAGGTTCAACACCACGTGTTATACCAATACCAGGGCATGACCTAGAAAATGTAATGACCATTCCAAAAAATTATAAATATTTGAAAAAAGTTCACGAAAAAATTAAAGATGCGAAAGATGTTGTAATAATAGGTGGAGGATTTATTGGTGTGGAAGTAGCAGATGAAATTAAAAAATCAGGAAAAAATGTTACTTTAATTGAACTGGAAGATCATCTATTACCAGCCTCTTTTGATAAAGAATTTGGGGAAATCGCAAAGAAAGAAATTGAAAGTGACAACGTTAAAGTTCTTCTCTGTAGTAAAGTAAAAGAAATTTTTGGAAATGGAAAAGTTGAAAAAGTTATTTTAGAAAATGGCGAAGAGTTACCAGCCGATGTGGTAATAATAGCTACTGGTTACAAACCAAATACAGAATTAGCTAAAAAGATGGGAATAAAAATCACTGAGTTAGGATTTATAGAAACTGACGACTATATGAGAACTTCCGTAGAAGATGTATATGCAGCAGGCGATTGCGTCCAACACAAAGATTATTTCACAGGAAAACCCTCAAGATTAATGTTAGCTTCAGCAGCCGTTTTTGATGCTAGAATCGCTGCTTCAAATTTATATAAATTAAAACTATTGAGAACAAATAAAGGTTCATTAAATGCATATTCTACTATGATTGGTGGAAAGGCATTTGCAGCAGCAGGAATAACAGAAAAAGTTGCTAAAAACGAAGGATTTGACATCGTTGTTGGAAGAGCTGAAGTTGTTGATAGACACCCTGGAAAGTTTGAGGATGCATCAAAAATAATCTTAAAATTAATTTTTTCTAAAGAATGTGGTTTGCTGTTAGGCGCACAAATCGTAGGTGGCAAAAGTGTCGGTGAAATTATAAATATTATAAGCTTGGCTATACAAAAGGAAGTAACAGCAAAAGATTTATTCACAATGCAAATAGGTACTCATCCATTATTAACAGCTGCTCCAACAATTTATCCTCTAACTTTGGCTGCAGAACAAGCATTAGCTCAGATGTAA
- a CDS encoding KaiC domain-containing protein, whose protein sequence is MNKIKTGIEGLDEILYGGIPEKNVVLLSGGPGTGKSIFSQQFLWYGLQNGESGIYVALEEHPIQVRQNMKQFGWDIKPFEEQGLFAMVDAFTAGVGKSKEFEKYIVMDLTDLRDFIDVLRQAIKDIDAKRVVIDSVTTLYLNKPAFARNIILQLKRVLAGLGCTSLLVSQISVDERGFGGPGVEHGVDGIIRLDLDEIQGELKRTLIIWKMRGTKHSLKRHSFEITENGILITNGREVVG, encoded by the coding sequence ATGAATAAGATAAAAACAGGGATTGAGGGATTAGATGAGATTTTATATGGGGGAATTCCGGAAAAAAATGTTGTCTTGTTAAGTGGAGGGCCAGGAACTGGGAAATCGATATTTTCACAACAGTTTTTGTGGTATGGGTTGCAAAATGGTGAATCAGGAATTTACGTTGCCTTAGAAGAGCATCCCATACAAGTAAGACAAAATATGAAACAGTTTGGATGGGATATTAAGCCTTTTGAGGAGCAAGGATTATTTGCTATGGTTGATGCTTTTACAGCTGGAGTTGGAAAATCAAAAGAATTTGAAAAGTATATAGTCATGGATTTAACAGATTTAAGGGATTTTATAGATGTTTTGAGACAAGCAATTAAAGATATTGATGCCAAGCGAGTGGTTATAGATTCAGTAACCACATTGTATTTAAATAAACCAGCTTTTGCTAGGAATATTATATTACAACTTAAAAGAGTTCTGGCGGGGTTGGGTTGTACTTCCTTATTAGTTAGTCAAATAAGCGTTGATGAGCGAGGATTTGGGGGGCCTGGTGTTGAACATGGAGTTGATGGAATTATTAGATTAGATTTAGATGAAATTCAAGGTGAATTAAAAAGGACTTTAATAATTTGGAAAATGAGAGGGACGAAGCATTCATTGAAAAGACACTCATTTGAAATTACAGAGAATGGAATATTAATAACTAATGGTAGGGAGGTGGTAGGATGA
- a CDS encoding cyclic 2,3-diphosphoglycerate synthase yields MAKKRVIIMGAAGRDFHNFNTYFRDNPDYEVVAFTATQIPDIEGRVYPAELAGKLYPNGIPIEPEEKLVELIKKHNVDEVILAYSDLPHQYVMEKAETVLAAGADFKLMGPNNTMIESTKPVISICAIRTGCGKSQTTRRVLDILRGLGKKVISIRHPMPYGDLVAQKVQRFADYSDLDKHKCTIEEREEYEPHIDRNSVIYAGVDYEAILRAAEAEDPDIILWDGGNNDFPFYKTDLLITVVDPHRAGHEISYYPGMANLLMADVIVINKEETANIEGIELVRKNIEKWNPNALVVDAASPIFVEDPEAIKGKRVLVVEDGPTLTHGEMRYGAGYVAAKKFGAAEIIDPRPFAVGSIIETYKKYSHLDSILPAMGYGEKQMKELEETINRSDADLVIIGTPIDLRRVAKLNKPAVRITYELQEIGKPNLEDIIKEFLSKKGLL; encoded by the coding sequence ATGGCCAAAAAAAGAGTAATTATTATGGGAGCAGCAGGACGCGATTTTCATAATTTCAACACATATTTTAGAGATAATCCTGATTATGAGGTTGTAGCATTTACTGCTACACAAATCCCAGATATTGAAGGAAGGGTTTACCCAGCAGAACTTGCTGGAAAATTATATCCAAATGGTATACCAATTGAACCTGAAGAAAAGCTTGTTGAGCTTATTAAAAAACATAACGTTGATGAAGTTATCTTAGCATACAGTGACCTTCCACATCAATATGTTATGGAAAAAGCAGAAACGGTTCTTGCTGCTGGAGCAGATTTTAAATTGATGGGTCCAAACAATACGATGATAGAATCAACAAAACCAGTTATTTCTATTTGTGCAATTAGAACAGGCTGTGGAAAGAGTCAAACTACAAGAAGGGTTTTGGATATATTAAGAGGATTAGGAAAAAAAGTTATTTCTATTAGACATCCAATGCCATATGGTGACCTTGTAGCTCAAAAAGTTCAGAGATTTGCAGATTATTCAGATCTTGATAAACATAAATGTACAATTGAAGAAAGAGAAGAATATGAACCACATATCGATAGAAATAGTGTAATTTATGCTGGTGTTGATTACGAAGCAATTTTAAGAGCAGCTGAAGCTGAAGATCCCGATATTATTCTTTGGGATGGTGGAAATAACGACTTTCCGTTCTACAAAACCGATCTCTTGATTACAGTTGTAGATCCTCACAGGGCAGGCCATGAAATTTCATATTATCCTGGTATGGCAAATCTTCTCATGGCTGACGTTATTGTTATCAACAAAGAAGAAACTGCAAATATCGAAGGTATTGAGCTTGTAAGAAAAAATATTGAAAAGTGGAATCCAAATGCTTTAGTGGTTGATGCAGCTTCACCAATATTTGTTGAAGATCCAGAAGCGATTAAGGGAAAAAGAGTGTTAGTAGTTGAAGATGGTCCAACTCTAACCCATGGAGAAATGAGATACGGTGCCGGATATGTTGCAGCAAAGAAATTTGGAGCTGCAGAAATTATTGATCCAAGGCCATTTGCTGTAGGTTCTATTATTGAGACATATAAGAAATATTCTCACTTGGATAGTATCCTCCCAGCAATGGGATATGGCGAAAAACAAATGAAAGAATTGGAAGAAACAATTAACAGATCAGATGCTGATCTAGTAATTATTGGTACACCAATAGATTTAAGAAGAGTAGCTAAATTAAATAAACCAGCAGTAAGAATTACGTATGAACTTCAAGAAATAGGAAAACCAAATCTTGAAGATATAATAAAGGAATTTTTGAGTAAAAAAGGTTTGCTTTAA
- a CDS encoding nitroreductase family protein — protein sequence MIFEFAKRRRTIRKFNNNIPPLNDILYAISTAKEAPSGMNSQPWHFLLITNQKIKDKIREIAEKAEKTFYENSKGKLKNFLLNHNINWKKEFLSNAPYLILVFSDKRFPFSKESTWLSIGYMLLALEEKNLSTVTYTPPNPKEISKIVNAPTLYNLEVILPIGYPNENKKKLSRKKLEKILNYDKF from the coding sequence ATGATTTTTGAATTTGCTAAAAGGCGAAGAACTATAAGAAAATTCAATAACAATATTCCACCGTTAAATGATATTTTATATGCAATATCAACTGCAAAAGAAGCTCCGTCAGGAATGAATTCCCAACCATGGCATTTTCTACTAATTACCAATCAAAAGATAAAAGATAAAATTAGAGAAATTGCTGAAAAAGCTGAAAAAACATTTTATGAAAACTCAAAGGGGAAATTAAAAAATTTTTTATTAAATCATAATATTAACTGGAAAAAAGAATTTTTATCTAATGCCCCATATCTCATTTTGGTTTTTTCAGATAAACGATTCCCATTTTCAAAAGAATCGACATGGTTATCAATAGGATACATGTTACTTGCACTTGAAGAAAAAAATCTTTCGACAGTAACTTATACTCCACCCAACCCCAAAGAAATTTCAAAAATTGTTAATGCTCCAACTCTTTACAATCTTGAAGTTATACTTCCCATTGGTTATCCAAATGAAAACAAAAAAAAGTTAAGTAGAAAAAAGTTAGAAAAAATTTTAAATTATGATAAATTTTGA
- a CDS encoding MBL fold metallo-hydrolase encodes MKVWVLVNDKSEAKYGSEHGFSVFVKYGDKKILFDTGQSNLFFENAKKLGLNLRKLDAVVISHGHYDHGNGLEYLLKETGPKQVFVGRGFFNHRYSEKRYVGLRHNREYYEKLGGEFRVVEKDFELFKGIKIVTAAPMITFEQPEKRFRIEDEFKKLKQDLFEDELYLSIGTSDGIVVITGCSHRGIVNIVSHLSKNGKIKAVIGGFHLLNKTDNELYKISKSLNTFHVESIYPCHCTGSKAINILKKNLKAKVEECLTGSFLEFDGGN; translated from the coding sequence ATGAAAGTTTGGGTTTTAGTAAACGACAAGTCAGAAGCTAAATATGGTTCAGAACATGGTTTTAGTGTATTTGTCAAATACGGTGATAAAAAAATCCTTTTTGATACAGGTCAAAGTAATTTATTTTTTGAAAATGCAAAAAAATTGGGGTTAAATCTTAGAAAATTAGATGCAGTTGTTATAAGCCATGGACACTATGATCATGGAAATGGATTGGAATATTTATTAAAAGAAACTGGGCCCAAACAAGTTTTTGTAGGAAGAGGTTTTTTTAATCACAGATACAGTGAAAAAAGGTATGTAGGACTTAGACATAATAGAGAATATTATGAAAAACTTGGAGGAGAATTTAGAGTTGTTGAAAAAGATTTTGAATTATTTAAAGGCATAAAGATCGTTACAGCTGCACCGATGATAACTTTTGAACAACCTGAAAAAAGATTTAGAATTGAAGATGAATTCAAAAAGTTAAAGCAAGATCTTTTTGAAGATGAATTGTATCTTTCAATTGGAACATCAGATGGTATTGTAGTTATTACAGGTTGTTCTCACAGAGGAATAGTAAACATAGTATCGCATTTATCTAAAAACGGTAAAATAAAAGCAGTTATTGGAGGATTTCATCTTTTAAATAAAACGGATAATGAACTTTATAAAATATCAAAATCGTTAAATACTTTTCACGTTGAAAGTATTTATCCATGTCATTGTACAGGAAGTAAGGCAATTAATATTTTAAAGAAAAACCTTAAAGCTAAAGTAGAGGAATGTCTTACGGGAAGTTTTTTAGAATTTGATGGAGGAAATTAA
- a CDS encoding transcriptional regulator produces the protein MIPLNPIGRQEIHKLESILLFTTLFRKEVLALIKDPSERLTWVDSLAVASGAIAREKAGMRITEIAEELGRTEQTIRKHLKGESKAGQLVKETYDLIKSGKINDIQVDFSMLIEENNKLKEENIRLKNLLKEIYNKIDEILD, from the coding sequence ATGATACCACTAAATCCCATTGGTAGACAAGAAATTCATAAATTGGAAAGTATTCTTTTATTTACTACACTTTTTCGAAAGGAAGTTTTAGCATTAATTAAGGATCCTTCGGAGAGGCTCACATGGGTGGATAGCCTTGCTGTTGCTTCAGGAGCTATTGCAAGAGAAAAAGCTGGAATGAGAATTACGGAAATTGCTGAAGAGCTTGGGAGAACTGAGCAAACAATACGAAAGCATTTAAAGGGAGAAAGCAAAGCAGGACAGCTTGTAAAAGAAACGTATGATTTAATTAAAAGTGGAAAGATTAATGATATTCAAGTTGACTTTAGCATGCTTATAGAGGAAAACAACAAACTTAAAGAAGAAAATATTAGATTAAAGAATTTACTTAAAGAAATTTATAATAAAATTGATGAGATATTGGACTGA
- the rgy gene encoding reverse gyrase, translating into MPLGLKYYHTCINCEGVNTDNRNLKGLPCEKCLPKVPKDFEKTLKLNGKLQKLSTYIKFQKSFEDFKKFFGEKVGSTLNGYQRIWARRVINLKSFTMVAPTGVGKTTFGITISLWLSKQKKKSILILPTISLVKQVVDKLKRFESNVRLLFYLSNMKKDDKKMFEKCFEEDDYDILVVSTQFISKRRESLKDKYFDFVFVDDVDSVLKSSKNIETIISLTGVSEEILKETIEKIKKGEKPVFGNTPHGILVISSATAKPKGLKPLLFRYIFNFNLGRATYLSRNITHVRIKEKNLKQLIDILKILKDGIVIYVSNEEEGKYLEGKLKEKGFKIGTSWEKFDENFERFRNKDLNILIGISSYYGKLVRGIDLPERIKFSIFWGLPKFKLKDEDLIIPDFYTYVQATGRTSRLLKGNLVKGLSIVFEENDDLYEKLLSRLVWFSDEEFFDFNEIDLDKLIKEVEESRMLVLDTIPESKSRLIVVESPTKAETIAKFFGISSVRQMNGLFAFETVTKDGLVILTATRGHTFDLVTRNGYHGIEIKNEKFVPVYNTLKRCKNCGYQFVDDTETCPKCDSREIDNKVEIIKSLRELAMEVDEILIASDPDVEGEKIAYDVVQFLYPVNRNIKRMEMHEITRTGFRNGLEEPRKLREDLVKSQVVRRVGDRWIGFELSQKLQKHFKKLLSAGRVQSTVLGWIIKREEDYKKNVKTFTLFSFNNGLKIELEGKQKDVKISIIETFEDTINPLPPFNTSTILSEISKKYRLSVNYIMEILQELFEKGFITYHRTDSIRVSLNGQKIAEKYLKSKKMENIFKARSWSDEGAHEAIRPVKPIDPEELKEMMEERLITISKKHLLIYKEIFNRFLASQSREVKVKKAKLLIETETVKKEEEIVTEILESGWNIFQPIKVISKMEEAKVVEKRTFKKHTVSLFTQSTLIEEMKSRNIGRPSTYAKIISVLFERKYIIEDKFNRILPTNLGKMVFEYLSKNYQKFITEETTRNLELIMDEVERGEREYQMVLKEMYEEIRGGGYE; encoded by the coding sequence ATGCCATTAGGTTTGAAATATTATCATACATGTATAAATTGTGAGGGTGTTAATACAGACAATAGAAATTTAAAAGGGTTACCTTGCGAAAAATGTTTGCCAAAAGTGCCAAAAGATTTTGAAAAAACTTTGAAATTGAATGGTAAACTTCAAAAATTAAGTACTTATATTAAATTTCAAAAGAGTTTTGAAGATTTTAAAAAATTTTTTGGAGAAAAAGTGGGTAGTACCTTGAATGGTTATCAAAGAATATGGGCAAGAAGAGTAATTAATTTAAAAAGCTTTACAATGGTTGCTCCTACAGGGGTTGGGAAAACAACTTTTGGAATTACAATTTCTCTCTGGCTATCAAAACAAAAAAAGAAGTCTATACTTATACTTCCTACAATTTCTTTGGTCAAACAGGTTGTTGATAAATTGAAAAGGTTTGAAAGTAATGTAAGATTGTTATTTTATTTGTCAAATATGAAAAAAGATGACAAAAAAATGTTTGAAAAATGTTTCGAAGAAGATGATTATGATATTCTGGTAGTATCAACTCAATTTATTTCGAAAAGACGTGAAAGTTTGAAAGATAAATATTTTGATTTTGTATTTGTTGATGATGTAGATTCCGTGTTGAAATCATCAAAAAATATTGAAACTATAATTTCTCTTACCGGTGTTTCTGAAGAAATATTAAAAGAAACTATTGAAAAAATTAAAAAGGGTGAAAAACCCGTTTTTGGTAATACTCCGCATGGAATTTTAGTTATTTCTTCAGCTACTGCAAAACCTAAAGGGTTAAAACCACTTTTATTTAGATATATTTTTAATTTTAATTTGGGAAGAGCAACTTATCTTTCAAGAAACATAACACATGTAAGGATTAAGGAAAAGAATTTAAAACAGTTGATTGATATATTAAAGATTTTAAAAGATGGAATTGTAATCTATGTTTCAAACGAAGAAGAAGGAAAATACTTAGAAGGTAAACTTAAAGAAAAGGGTTTTAAAATTGGGACAAGTTGGGAGAAATTTGATGAAAATTTTGAGAGGTTCAGAAATAAAGATTTGAATATATTGATTGGTATTTCTTCATATTATGGTAAATTAGTTCGAGGAATTGATTTACCTGAAAGGATAAAATTCTCAATCTTTTGGGGGCTCCCAAAGTTTAAATTGAAAGATGAAGATTTAATAATACCTGATTTTTATACATATGTGCAAGCTACTGGAAGAACATCAAGGCTTTTAAAAGGTAATTTGGTAAAAGGTTTAAGTATAGTTTTTGAAGAAAATGATGATCTGTATGAAAAGTTATTATCAAGATTAGTTTGGTTCTCCGATGAGGAATTTTTTGATTTTAATGAAATTGATCTAGATAAATTAATAAAAGAAGTAGAAGAATCAAGAATGCTTGTTTTAGATACAATACCAGAAAGTAAATCAAGATTAATAGTGGTAGAATCCCCTACAAAAGCTGAAACAATTGCAAAGTTTTTTGGGATATCATCGGTAAGGCAAATGAACGGTTTATTTGCCTTTGAAACTGTTACAAAGGATGGACTTGTAATTTTGACTGCAACTCGTGGGCATACTTTTGATCTTGTAACGAGAAATGGTTACCATGGTATTGAAATAAAGAATGAAAAATTTGTTCCAGTCTATAATACTTTAAAACGATGTAAAAATTGTGGATATCAATTTGTCGATGATACTGAGACATGTCCAAAATGTGATTCAAGAGAGATAGATAATAAAGTAGAAATAATAAAAAGTTTGAGGGAACTTGCAATGGAGGTTGATGAAATACTAATTGCTTCAGATCCGGATGTAGAAGGTGAAAAGATTGCGTACGATGTAGTCCAGTTTCTTTATCCGGTAAATAGGAATATTAAAAGAATGGAAATGCATGAAATAACAAGGACAGGTTTTAGAAATGGCTTGGAAGAACCAAGAAAATTGAGAGAAGATTTGGTTAAATCCCAGGTAGTGAGAAGAGTTGGAGATAGATGGATCGGTTTTGAACTAAGTCAAAAATTACAAAAACATTTTAAAAAGTTGCTTTCGGCAGGGAGAGTTCAAAGTACAGTATTAGGTTGGATCATAAAAAGAGAAGAAGATTACAAAAAGAATGTAAAAACGTTTACACTTTTCTCATTTAATAATGGATTAAAAATTGAACTTGAAGGTAAACAAAAAGATGTAAAAATAAGTATTATTGAAACATTTGAAGATACTATTAATCCTTTACCACCTTTCAATACGTCAACAATTCTTTCAGAAATTTCAAAAAAATATAGATTATCTGTTAATTATATTATGGAAATTCTGCAAGAACTTTTTGAGAAAGGGTTTATTACTTACCATAGGACGGACTCTATTAGAGTTTCTTTAAATGGTCAAAAAATTGCAGAAAAATATCTCAAATCAAAGAAAATGGAAAATATTTTTAAAGCTCGAAGTTGGAGTGATGAGGGTGCTCATGAAGCTATAAGGCCTGTAAAACCTATTGATCCTGAAGAGTTAAAGGAAATGATGGAAGAGAGGTTGATAACGATTAGCAAAAAACATCTTTTGATTTATAAAGAGATTTTTAATAGATTTTTAGCAAGTCAATCTAGGGAAGTTAAAGTAAAAAAAGCAAAATTGCTTATTGAAACTGAAACTGTAAAAAAAGAAGAAGAAATTGTAACTGAAATTTTAGAAAGTGGTTGGAACATTTTTCAACCAATTAAGGTCATATCAAAAATGGAAGAAGCAAAAGTTGTTGAAAAACGAACTTTCAAAAAGCATACAGTTTCGTTATTTACACAATCAACTTTAATAGAAGAGATGAAGTCAAGAAATATAGGAAGGCCTTCAACATATGCGAAGATAATTTCTGTACTGTTTGAGAGAAAATACATAATTGAAGATAAATTTAATAGAATTTTACCAACAAACTTGGGAAAAATGGTATTCGAATATCTTAGTAAAAATTATCAAAAGTTTATAACAGAAGAGACAACAAGAAATTTGGAATTAATAATGGATGAGGTAGAAAGAGGAGAAAGAGAATACCAAATGGTTCTGAAAGAAATGTACGAAGAGATAAGGGGGGGTGGTTATGAATAA
- a CDS encoding patatin-like phospholipase family protein, whose translation MKKFLVLSGGGARGAAHVGVIRALEERGFVPDAIVGVSIGAVVGAGYAVLKDSKKLWDYSEKIYKKAFKFFPISFSLNKKFNRPFAKISCYYMANKVSILSSKLYFKIFEKAFGKLSFEDLKIKFYAISNDLKSGKIIIHSSGKIIEPLKASMAIPGIFPPVEFEDKVLVDGGTLNNLPTDIARKLGADYVVAVDLSENNGEMKMPETSNDILNVINHMCEDKILSFLRKEADFIIRPPVNNIGTFEFKRSLEIMEKAYEYTKKIDLPKEMLM comes from the coding sequence ATGAAAAAATTTCTTGTATTAAGTGGTGGTGGTGCAAGGGGTGCCGCTCATGTTGGAGTTATACGTGCTCTTGAAGAAAGAGGATTTGTTCCAGATGCAATAGTTGGAGTAAGTATTGGAGCAGTTGTTGGTGCAGGATATGCTGTTTTAAAAGATTCAAAAAAACTTTGGGATTATTCTGAAAAAATTTATAAGAAAGCATTTAAATTTTTTCCAATTAGTTTTTCATTAAATAAAAAATTTAATCGCCCTTTTGCAAAGATAAGTTGTTATTATATGGCGAATAAGGTTTCTATTTTGTCTTCAAAATTATATTTTAAAATTTTTGAAAAAGCTTTTGGAAAACTTTCTTTTGAAGATTTAAAGATAAAATTTTATGCTATATCAAATGATTTGAAAAGTGGAAAAATAATTATTCATTCTTCTGGAAAGATTATTGAACCACTTAAAGCTTCAATGGCGATTCCAGGTATTTTTCCTCCAGTAGAATTTGAAGATAAAGTTTTAGTAGACGGTGGGACACTTAACAATTTACCAACAGATATTGCAAGAAAACTTGGAGCTGATTATGTAGTTGCGGTTGATTTGTCTGAAAATAATGGGGAAATGAAAATGCCTGAGACTTCAAATGATATACTTAATGTAATTAATCATATGTGTGAAGATAAAATTCTTTCATTTTTAAGAAAGGAAGCTGATTTTATTATTAGACCACCTGTTAATAATATTGGAACATTTGAGTTTAAACGTAGTTTGGAAATAATGGAAAAAGCATATGAATATACTAAAAAGATTGATCTTCCAAAGGAGATGTTGATGTGA